Proteins encoded by one window of candidate division KSB1 bacterium:
- a CDS encoding beta-lactamase family protein, translating to MSSQILTRAFLAYSLALVFFFDNPTVAQNIDSIPLKTNVPEQQLISDLESFVPELMERAEVPGLSIAIIRDAEIILHGAYGVRNINTKEAVNDSTIFQAASLSKTLFAYAVLRMVEKGELDLDTPLSDYFGA from the coding sequence ATGTCTTCTCAAATTTTGACCCGGGCATTTCTTGCCTATTCCCTGGCCCTCGTTTTCTTTTTTGATAATCCAACCGTTGCACAGAATATCGATTCAATTCCTCTTAAGACAAATGTCCCGGAACAGCAATTGATATCGGATCTTGAATCATTCGTTCCTGAATTAATGGAGCGTGCTGAGGTTCCGGGACTCTCGATAGCCATCATTCGGGACGCTGAGATTATCTTGCATGGGGCTTACGGTGTCAGAAATATCAACACGAAAGAAGCGGTCAATGACAGCACGATTTTTCAAGCCGCCTCCCTGAGTAAAACCCTCTTTGCTTACGCCGTTTTGAGAATGGTTGAAAAGGGTGAACTTGATCTGGACACGCCATTATCGGATTATTTTGGCGCC